GGCTCGACCGATGCGACCGCGCAGGTCGCGCGCGACCATGGCGCCCGGGTCATCGGCAGTCCCTACTCGATGGGCAACGGTGCGGCGATCAAGCGCGGCGCACGGGCCGCGGGCGGCGACATCCTGGTGTTCATGGATGCGGACGGACAGCACGATCCAGGCGACATCCACAAACTGCTGGCCAAGCTCGGCCAAGGCTATGACATGGTCGTAGGCGCCCGCGACAGCAGCGGACAGGCGAGCGTGCACCGCGGCCTCGCCAACCGCTTCTACAACTGGCTGGCCAGCCGCATGACCGGCTTCGAGGTGAAAGACCTCACCTCCGGCTTCCGCGCCGTCCGCGCGGACAGGTTCCGCGAATTCCTGCACCTGCTCCCGAACGGGTTCAGCTACCCCACCACCAGCACCATGGCCTTCTTCCGCAGCGCCTACCCGGTCGCCTACGTGCCGATCCCCGTCGCCAAGCGGGTCGGCAACGGCAGCCACATCCGCCCCATGAAGGACGGCATCCGCTTCCTGTTGATCATCTTCAAGATCGCCACGTTGTATTCGCCGCTTAAGCTATTCGTCCCGGTCTCGATGGCATTCTTCGCCCTCGGACTCGCCTACTACGGCTATACCTTTGCGACGATGCACCGCTTCACCAACATGAGCACGTTGTTGTTCAGTGCCGCAGTGATCATTTTTCTGATCGGGCTGATTTCCGAGCAGATCACCAATCTGACGTATCGGCGCGACGCCTGAATGCACGCGGTGCGAGCCGAAACATGACCAAGCCGACACTCTTGGTGCTGGCCTCCACCTATCCTCGCTGGCGCGACGACCCAGAGCCTGGCTTCGTCCATGAGCTTGCCAGGCGCTTGACCGACCGCTTTCGGGTCGTGGTGCTGTGCCCCCACGCGAATGGGGCGCTTGAGTACGAAACGATGGATTCAGTTGAAATCCATCGTTATCGATATGCCCCACAGCGCTGGGAAACGCTCGTGAACGACGGCGGCATGGTTTCCAACGTGCAACACAGTCCTTGGAAGGCGCTCCTGCTGCCTGGATTCTTCATCGGCCAGTTGTTCGCTGCCTACCGTGCCGTCCGCAGGTATCGCCCGACCGTCGTTCATGCGCACTGGCTGATACCGCAGGGCATCGTTGCCACAGCACTAAGCCTTGCCGGTTCTTCCTCGCCCTTTCTGGTCACATCCCATGGCGGAGATCTGTACGCGCTGAAGTCGTGGCCTTTTCGCTGGATCAAGCGCGCTGTGATACGGCGATCGGCGCGACTGGCCGTCGTCAGCGAAGGCATGCTGCAGCAGGTCGCCGCTCTGGGTGCAGACATGTCCAAGGTGGTGGTGGAGCCGATGGGGGCCGATCTTTCCGGCAGGTTCGTTCCCGACCCCACCGTGCCACGGTCGCGCACGGAGATACTGTTCGTCGGCCGGCTCGTGGAAAAAAAAGGCCTTCGTTTCCTGATCGCTGCGATGCACGCGATCCGGGCTGCCGTACCCGGTGCCACTTTGACAGTTGCCGGGTTCGGACCCGAACTGGAGATGCGTAAGGAACAGGTCCGCGACCTGGAACTGCAGGACGCCGTCCGCTTTCTGGGTGCGGTTCCCCAGTCGGAGCTTCCCTCCCTCTACCGCCGCGCCGCCTTGTTCGTCGCTCCTTTTGTCGAGGCAACAAGTGGCGACCAAGACGGCCTCGGACTCGTATTGATAGAAGCACTGGGCTGCGGTTGCCCGGTCTTGGTCTCGGCCATCCCTGCAGTCCGGCGCTTGGCCGAGACATGCAATGGAGTGCATACGGTGCCGCCGGGTAGCACAGCAGCATTAGCCGACGCCATTTCGCGCCTGGTCCGCTCGCCGCAGCCGGTCGATCCAAACGAGGTGCAAGGCTTTGATTGGCATGTGCGTGCCGGAGCATACGCCGCATTGTTGGATACCGTGATGCGACGATGCGAAGTCGCTTCTCCACGATGAACGCCAAGTTCCGCATGCCAAAACTGGGCTGGCTCGCACGCAACACTCTGGGCACGACGCTCTGGCACGCTTTGCGAGTAGGCAGCCAACTCGTCTGGGTACTGCTGTTGGCGCGTGTACTCGGGGCATCCGGATACGGAAACTACTCCGGCGTTGCCGGCCTAGCCGTTGCGCTGGGAGGCTTCGCCGGCTTCGGGCTTGGTTTGCGCATGTACCAAGATACTGCACGCGACCAGACCTTGTTCCCCATGAGATGGCAGCAGGCAGGGCGCGCGTTGGCATGGAGTACACCGCTGCTTCTGCTCGCGTACGTAGTGCTTGGGAGCGCCATGTTCCACCAGCCGGGCGGCTGGATACTGCTCGGCATCGGGCTATCGGAAATTCTGTTCGCACCGATCATCGCGCAGGTCGCTTCCGCATACGCTGCCCATACACTGGTGCTGCAGGCAGCGGCTGTACCCGTTGCAGGGTCCTTGGCAAGGGTCGCCGCGGTCGCCGCCTTCATGCAGTTCCAATCTGGCCAA
This sequence is a window from Xanthomonas sp. CFBP 8443. Protein-coding genes within it:
- a CDS encoding glycosyltransferase family 2 protein, encoding MDKISIILPAKNEVAGLSRTLPRLREEMPDAEIIVVDDGSTDATAQVARDHGARVIGSPYSMGNGAAIKRGARAAGGDILVFMDADGQHDPGDIHKLLAKLGQGYDMVVGARDSSGQASVHRGLANRFYNWLASRMTGFEVKDLTSGFRAVRADRFREFLHLLPNGFSYPTTSTMAFFRSAYPVAYVPIPVAKRVGNGSHIRPMKDGIRFLLIIFKIATLYSPLKLFVPVSMAFFALGLAYYGYTFATMHRFTNMSTLLFSAAVIIFLIGLISEQITNLTYRRDA
- a CDS encoding glycosyltransferase, producing MTKPTLLVLASTYPRWRDDPEPGFVHELARRLTDRFRVVVLCPHANGALEYETMDSVEIHRYRYAPQRWETLVNDGGMVSNVQHSPWKALLLPGFFIGQLFAAYRAVRRYRPTVVHAHWLIPQGIVATALSLAGSSSPFLVTSHGGDLYALKSWPFRWIKRAVIRRSARLAVVSEGMLQQVAALGADMSKVVVEPMGADLSGRFVPDPTVPRSRTEILFVGRLVEKKGLRFLIAAMHAIRAAVPGATLTVAGFGPELEMRKEQVRDLELQDAVRFLGAVPQSELPSLYRRAALFVAPFVEATSGDQDGLGLVLIEALGCGCPVLVSAIPAVRRLAETCNGVHTVPPGSTAALADAISRLVRSPQPVDPNEVQGFDWHVRAGAYAALLDTVMRRCEVASPR